In Gigantopelta aegis isolate Gae_Host chromosome 14, Gae_host_genome, whole genome shotgun sequence, the following proteins share a genomic window:
- the LOC121388683 gene encoding bromodomain-containing protein 7-like, whose protein sequence is MGKKHKKHKSEKRSQPDTEEIQKEPIYTKEKSDKPPALKLVLKVGGAQSETIKDIYSHSPHEERKHKHHKKKKKKKDKDKERHRHSEESGSSKRKSKHAEPEESENTQPDEPPAKVPALEPVVDKEEESMDVGEPTETVDVIKDVPNIYNTQEGDHGAALRECLHYLHRTLQKKDVNGFFAFPVTDAIAPGYSSIIHYAMDFSTLNHKIENEEFSGVMDFKKDFVTMCNNAVTYNRPETIYYKEAKKLLHSGLKLMSKEKLMNMKKMLPFMGSVTNEELGVDDNVAAPAEMVAIIDEEEQRMKELKRLQKAKNCLSRFEAVPDNLTADEILAQAQAAAKEAKEELTLRKPQCHFGFLNRRNDGSTTMSILNPDNDGLVSETEKIVSLGELTGKVTMGSGSLAGFKEDKRNKVSLVTYLNYGPFSSYAPQYDASFANVSKEESDILLSAYGDETGIQYAKSVSHFVKDADDYAIKMVDNLLDILTRGEHSKSKQVIAQRKLLEEEKKTQEKDKTVSSKEDTRDVSKDAVVDPLQQRLDQTAGLIQDLQQTQLERLSACPPSHLGLLPGPSEKEAQLKERVSKELQALAKEAVPRDLISVTAVRQTMGITTNPVNSISNLTETQPTQQTSQTPVQTTAQSPSF, encoded by the exons atgggaaagaaacacaaaaaacataaaTCAGAAAAGAGATCGCAACCTGATACTGAAG AAATCCAGAAAGAGCCAATATACACAAAAGAGAAGTCTGACAAGCCACCTGCTTTGAAACTTGTGTTGAAAGTTGGCGGAGCCCAGTCAGAAACTATAAAGGATATATACAGCCATTCCCCACACGAAGAACGTAAACACAAACAtcacaagaagaagaaaaagaagaaagacaaAGACAAGGAACGACACAGACATTCAGAA GAAAGTGGCAGCAGCAAACGCAAGTCGAAGCATGCCGAACCGGAAGAGAGTGAAAACACACAGCCTGACGAGCCACCTGCGAAGGTTCCCGCTCTTGAGCCCGTCGTCGACAAAGAAGAAGAGTCAATGGATGTTGGAGAGCCAACAGAAACGGTGGACGTCATTAAAGATGTCCCGAATATCTACAACACCCAGGAGGGAGACCATGGTGCTGCACTCCGAGAGTGTCTGCACTACTTACACAGGACCTTGCAGAA GAAAGATGTCAATGGCTTCTTTGCATTCCCAGTCACTGATGCAATTGCTCCAGGCTACTCGAGTATCATCCATTATGCCATGGATTTCAGTACTCTGAACCATAAAATAGAAAATGAGGAGTTTAGTGGTGTTATGGACTTCAAA AAAGATTTTGTAACAATGTGCAATAATGCTGTGACGTACAATAGACCCGAGACTATTTATTACAAGGAGGCGAAGAAACTGCTGCATTCCGGTCTCAAGCTGATGAGCAAG GAGAAGCTGATGAACATGAAGAAGATGTTGCCGTTCATGGGCAGTGTCACTAACGAGGAGCTAGGGGTGGACGACAACGTAGCTGCCCCCGCCGAGATGGTGGCCATCATAGACGAGGAGGAGCAGAGGATGAAGGAGCTCAAGAGACTGCAGAAGGCTAAAAATTG TCTAAGTCGGTTTGAGGCCGTGCCTGACAATCTGACGGCTGATGAAATCTTGGCGCAGGCGCAGGCTGCAGCCAAGGAGGCGAAGGAGGAGCTGACTCTGAGAAAACCACAGTGCCAC tttggtttcttAAACAGAAGAAATGATGGATCGACTACAATGTCGATATTAAACCCAGACAATGATGGACTAG TGAGTGAAACGGAGAAGATTGTGTCACTAGGAGAGTTGACCGGCAAAGTAACGATGGGTTCTGGGTCTCTAGCTGGCTTCAAGGAAGATAAGAGAAACAAGGTGTCTTTAG tGACATATCTCAACTATGGTCCATTCAGCAGCTATGCTCCACAGTACGATGCTTCCTTCGCCAATGTTAGCAAAGAGGAATCAGACATTCTGTTGTCAGCGTACGGTGATGAGACAGGAATTCAGTATGCCAAAAG TGTGTCGCATTTTGTTAAAGATGCTGACGACTATGCCATAAAAATGGTGGACAACCTGTTGGATATTCTGACAAGGGGAGAGCATTCTAAATCAAAGCAAGTTATAGCACAA aGAAAACTTttggaagaagaaaagaaaactcAAGAGAAAGATAAAACA gttTCATCCAAGGAAGATACAAGAGATGTATCAAAAG ACGCAGTGGTCGACCCACTACAGCAGAGGTTGGACCAGACGGCCGGCCTGATCCAAGATCTGCAGCAGACGCAGCTTGAACGACTCAGTGCCTGTCCGCCATCTCACCTCGGTCTGCTGCCCGGACCCTCCGAAAAAGAGGCCCAGCTAA aggAAAGAGTCTCCAAGGAGTTGCAAGCACTCGCAAAGGAAGCTGTGCCGAGAGATTTAATCAGTGTAACAGCAGTTCGGCAGACGATGGGCATAACCACCAACCCTGTCAACTCAATCAGCAACCTCACTGAGACACAACCCACGCAGCAGACCTCACAAACACCAGTTCAGACAACCGCACAGTCTCCCAGTTTTTAA
- the LOC121387947 gene encoding solute carrier family 52, riboflavin transporter, member 3-B-like yields the protein MTKMVCGQVNVFVYILVILMGLSAWIDINGLWSELPILVNRLPEKWSLPSYMVVIIQMANIGPLAFSVAKFAKIKHVKEVPVIYIIIITGFASTLLLAFFWNRTTYIRGVEHSTALFVLNFLLAFVDCTSSVVFLPFMAAFNPKYITALYIGEGFSGLLPSVVALGQGVSNVHCVNGTQFSNVTRNGSVINVTEYVVYPMYQKPTFTIEVFFFFLSGMMVVSGLAFTALNFIPVCKREQTCMGQQYEPAVFNSEDSELACGKYKCYESDSPSLEQQVQFHEDSTDLKMGFDNALDSSDSPTRRTKLKIVISSELNTDYNQCNQTVATYVWLLLLTMWINGLTNGVLPSIQSYSVLPYGNSAYHLAVNLANIANPLACFVTFFFQIQSVVAITGLVAVGSVVGAFCIFLATSSPDPVLAGEDWGSAMVVIAWVLVVLLLSYPKVAIAGLLRLRGKRALLWCGIVTQIGSALGAITMFLSVNIFKLFVQGSPCNHV from the exons ATGACTAAAATGGTTTGTGGTCAGgtgaatgtgtttgtttatattctCGTGATTCTTATGGGACTTTCGGCCTGGATAGACATTAATGGTCTGTGGTCAGAATTGCCCATTCTAGTGAACCGTCTTCCTGAGAAATGGAGTTTACCCTCATACATGGTTGTAATCATACAGATGGCGAACATTGGGCCACTGGCGTTCTCTGTAGCAAAATTCGCGAAAATTAAACACGTCAAGGAGGTGCCAGTGATATACATTATCATAATCACTGGATTCGCCTCAACTCTTCTTCTGGCTTTTTTCTGGAACAGGACCACCTACATCAGGGGAGTGGAGCACAGCACTGCCCTGTTTGTTCTCAACTTCCTCCTGGCGTTTGTCGACTGTACCTCATCCGTCGTCTTCTTACCCTTCATGGCTGCGTTCAACCCCAAGTACATAACAGCCTTATATATTGGAGAAGGCTTCAGCGGTCTGTTGCCAAGTGTGGTGGCTCTGGGCCAAGGGGTTTCCAATGTTCATTGTGTAAATGGAACACAGTTCTCAAACGTAACGAGGAATGGAAGCGTGATTAACGTAACCGAATACGTGGTGTATCCCATGTACCAGAAACCAACGTTCACAATTGAagtgtttttcttcttcctgTCTGGCATGATGGTCGTGAGTGGACTGGCCTTCACGGCGTTGAactttattccagtttgtaagAGAGAACAGACGTGCATGGGCCAGCAGTATGAACCGGCCGTTTTCAACTCCGAAGATTCTGAACTGGCGTGTGGGAAATACAAGTGTTACGAGTCGGATTCGCCTTCCCTCGAACAGCAAGTGCAATTTCACGAGGACAGCACAGATTTAAAGATGGGCTTTGACAATGCTCTAGACAGCTCAGATTCACCTACAAGGAGAACCAAGTTAAAGATTGTGATATCGTCTGAACTGAACACCGATTACAATCAGTGCAACCAGACTGTCGCAACATACGTGTGGCTGCTGCTCCTGACCATGTGGATAAACGGGCTGACCAACGGTGTCCTCCCATCAATCCAGTCGTATTCCGTACTTCCGTACGGAAACAGTGCCTACCATCTTGCAGTGAACCTCGCCAACATTGCCAACCCACTGGCCTGCTTCGTGACTTTCTTCTTCCAAATACAGTCGGTTGTGGCCATCACGGGTCTGGTAGCTGTCGGGAGCGTAGTGGGTGCATTCTGTATCTTCTTGGCCACTTCGAGTCCGGACCCAGTCCTCGCTGGAGAAGACTGGGGTAGTGCTATGGTT GTGATAGCGTGGGTTCTTGTAGTTCTCCTGCTCAGTTACCCCAAGGTGGCCATTGCAGGACTTCTCCGACTCCGAGGTAAAAGAGCTCTACTGTGGTGTGGGATCGTCACACAGATCGGATCGGCGCTTGGAGCCATCACAATGTTTTTATCAGTCAACATATTCAAGTTGTTTGTACAGGGATCACCTTGCAATCATGTGTAA